In one Bactrocera tryoni isolate S06 chromosome 5, CSIRO_BtryS06_freeze2, whole genome shotgun sequence genomic region, the following are encoded:
- the LOC120776347 gene encoding spectrin alpha chain isoform X1, whose product MENFTPKEVKILETVEDIQERREQVLSRYNEFKIETRQKREKLEDSRRFQYFKRDADELESWIHEKLQAASEESYRDPTNLQAKIQKHQAFEAEVSAHSNAIVSLDNTGQEMINQQHFASETILRRLDELHRLWELLLSRLAEKGQKLQQALVLVQFLRQCEEVMFWIKDKEAFVTADEFGQDLEHVEVLQRKFDEFQKDMASQEYRVNEVNILADKLVQDGHPERETITKRKEELNEAWQRLKQLAIVRQEKLFGAHEIQRFNRDADETVAWIAEKDVVLSSDDYGRDLASVQALQRKHEGVERDLAALEDKVSTLGAEALRLCSIHADHSDQIREKQAEIANYWQSLTAKARERKQKLDESYFLHRFLADFRDLVSWINGMKAIISADELAKDVAGAEALLERHQEHKGEIDAREDSFKLTTESGRKLLEREHYAAAEIQEKLAALENDKSSLLSLWEDRRILYEQCMDLQLFYRDTEQADTWMAKQEAFLANEDLGDSLDSVEALIKKHEDFEKSLAAQEEKIKALDIFATKLIDGQHYAADDVAQRRQMLLARRSALQEKSARRRQLLEDSNRYQQFERDCDETKGWISEKLKFATDDSYLDPTNLNGKMQKHQNFEHELNANKSRIEDITTVGTELIEKQHYASDQINTRMQEIVVLWETLVQASDKKGCKLHEACQQQQFNRTIEDIELWLSEIEGQLLSEDHGKDLTSVQNLQKKHALLEADVMAHQDRIESIKVAANKFIESGHFDADNIRNKEANLSERYAALAAPMGERKQHLLDSLQVQQLFRDLEDEAAWIREKEPIAASTNRGRDLIGVQNLIKKHQAVLAEINNHEPRLLNVISSGENMLKEQPFASEDIRQRLDALQEQWNNLKERSNQRKQDLEDSLQAHQYFADANEAESWMREKEPIATSNDYGKDEDSAEALLKKHEALVSDLEAFGNTIQGLQEQARNCRQQETPVVDITGKECVVALYDYTEKSPREVSMKKGDVLTLLNSNNKDWWKVEVNDRQGFVPAAYIKKIEAGLSASQQNLVDNHSIAKRQNQINSQYDNLLALARERQNKLNETVKAYVLVREAADLANWIKDKENHAQIADVVGEDLEEVEVLQKKFDDFNDDLKANEVRLANMNEIAVQLTSLGQTEAALKIQSQMQDLNDKWNNLQQLTAEKASQLGSAHEVQRFHRDIDETKDWIAEKENALNNDDLGKDLRGVQTLQRKHEGVERDLAALRDKIRQLDETANRLMQSHPDTAEQTYAKQKEINEMWDQIITKATLRKEKLLDSYDLQRFLSDYRDLLAWINSMMSLVTSDELANDVTGAEALIERHQARRAEIESIIGHNNAEEHRTEIDARAGTFAAFEQFGSELLQSNHFASPEIKEKIEDLAKTREELEKAWTARRLQLEQNLDLQLYMRDCELAESWMSAREAFLNADDVDNKGDNVEALIKKHEDFDKAINGHEEKIAALQVLADTLINQNHYASNLIDDKRKQVLERWRHLKEGLIEKRSRLGDEQTLQQFSRDADEIENWIAEKLQLATEESYKDPANIQSKHQKHQAFEAELAANADRIQSVLAMGENLIDKKQCSGSEDAVQKRLTQIADQWEYLTHKTTEKSLKLKEANKQRTYIAAVKDLDFWLGEVESLLTTEDSGKDLASVQNLMKKHQLVEADIVAHEDRIKDMNNQADSLVDSGQFDSAGIQEKRQSINERYERICNLAAHRQARLNEALTLHQFFRDIADEESWIKEKKLLVGSDDYGRDLTGVQNLKKKHKRLEAELASHEPAIQAVQEAGEKLMDVSNLGVPEIEQRLKALNQAWAELKNLAATRGQKLDESLIYQQFLAQVEEEEAWITEKQQLLSVDDYGDSMAAVQGLLKKHDAFETDFAAHKDRCSLICDQGSELVEAKNHHGDSIAQRCQQLRNKLDNLNALAARRKGALLDNSAYLQFMWKADVVESWIADKENYVRSDEYGRDLSTVQTLLTKQETFDAGLNAFEQEGIHNITALKDQLINANHAQSPAILKRHEDVLSRWNKLREASETRKQRLLAMQDQFRQIEELYLTFAKKASAFNSWFENAEEDLTDPVRCNSIEEIRALRDAHAQFQASLSSAEADFKALAALDQKIKSFNVGPNPYTWFTMEALEETWRNLQKIIEERDGELAKEAKRQEENDKLRKEFAKHANLFHTWLTETRTSMMEGSGSLEQQLEALRIKATEVRARRVDLKKIEELGALLEEHLILDNRYTEHSTVGLAQQWDQLDQLSMRMQHNLEQQIQARNHSGVSEDSLKEFSMMFKHFDKDKSGKLNHQEFKSCLRALGYDLPMVEEGQPDPEFEAILNVVDPNRDGHVSLQEYIAFMISKETENVQSYEEIENAFRAITASDRPYVTKEELYCNLTKDMADYCVQRMKPYSEPRSGQPIKDALDYIEFTRTLFQN is encoded by the exons ATGGAGAATTTTACGCCTAAGGAGGTGAAAATTCTAGAAACCGTCGAAGATATTCAGGAGCGTCGGGAACAGGTTCTTTCGCGGTATAATGAATTTAAGATCGAGACCCGTCAAAAGCGTGAGAAGTTAGAGGATTCACGCCGCTTTCAATACTTTAAGCGCGATGCAGATGAATTGGAATCTTGGATTCACGAAAAATTGCAAGCTGCAAGTGAAGAAAGCTATCGTGACCCGACAAACTTGCAGgcgaaaatacaaaaacatcaAGCTTTCGAAGCGGAAGTGTCGGCTCATAGTAATGCCATTGTATCGCTTGATAACACCGGTCAAGAGATGATCAATCAACAGCACTTTGCTTCCGAAACGATTTTGCGTCGCTTGGATGAATTGCATCGTTTATGGGAATTACTTTTGAGTCGTTTAGCCGAGAAGGGTCAAAAATTGCAACAGGCACTTGTATTAGTACAATTTTTGCGCCAATGTGAAGAAGTAATGTTCTGGATTAAAGATAAGGAGGCATTCGTTACAGCCGATGAATTTGGTCAAGATTTGGAGCATGTTGAGGTATTGCAGCGCAAATTCGATGAGTTTCAAAAAGATATGGCTTCACAAGAGTATCGTGTCAATGAAGTTAATATTTTGGCTGATAAGTTAGTGCAAGATGGTCATCCGGAACGCGAAACAATAACTAAACGTAAGGAAGAATTAAACGAGGCCTGGCAACGGCTTAAACAATTGGCAATTGTGCgccaggagaaattatttggtGCACATGAAATTCAACGTTTCAATCGTGATGCTGATGAAACCGTAGCCTGGATCGCCGAAAAAGATGTTGTGCTGTCATCAGATGACTACGGACGTGACTTGGCCAGCGTACAGGCTTTGCAGCGTAAGCATGAAGGCGTCGAACGTGATCTAGCTGCATTGGAGGATAAAGTATCCACTTTGGGCGCGGAAGCGTTACGTCTATGCTCCATTCATGCCGATCATAGCGATCAAATTCGTGAAAAGCAAGCGGAAATTGCCAACTACTGGCAGAGCTTGACGGCCAAGGCACGTGAACGCAAACAGAAATTGGACGAATCCTACTTTTTGCATCGTTTTCTAGCCGATTTCCGTGATTTGGTATCATGGATAAACGGCATGAAAGCCATTATTTCTGCCGATGAATTGGCCAAAGATGTTGCCGGAGCAGAAGCGCTGTTGGAACGTCATCAAGAGCATAAAGGTGAAATCGATGCACGTGAAGACAGTTTTAAATTAACTACCGAATCGGGACGTAAACTATTGGAACGTGAACATTATGCTGCTGCCgaaattcaagaaaaattagCTGCTCTTGAAAATGATAAAAGTTCATTATTGTCCTTATGGGAAGATCGTCGCATCTTATACGAGCAATGCATGGATTTGCAATTGTTCTACCGTGATACTGAACAAGCAGATACATGGATGGCCAAGCAAGAGGCTTTCCTAGCTAATGAAGATCTCGGCGATTCATTGGACTCTGTGGAGGCTTTAATTAAAAAGCACGAAGACTTTGAAAAGAGTCTCGCTGCAcaagaagaaaaaatcaaagCACTTGATATATTCGCTACTAAACTGATTGATGGACAACATTATGCCGCCGACGATGTAGCGCAGCGCCGTCAAATGCTGTTAGCACGTCGATCGGCATTGCAAGAGAAATCAGCACGGCGCCGACAATTGTTGGAAGACTCCAATCGTTATCAGCAATTCGAACGGGACTGCGACGAAACCAAAGGTTGGATTAGCGAGAAATTGAAATTCGCCACTGACGACAGCTATCTGGATCCAACCAATTTGAatggaaaaatgcaaaaacatcaaaacttTGAACATGAACTTAATGCTAACAAATCACGAATTGAGGACATAACAACTGTCGGTACCGAACTCATCGAGAAGCAGCATTATGCATCCGATCAAATTAATACACGCATGCAGGAAATTGTTGTATTGTGGGAAACACTGGTCCAAGCTTCGGATAAGAAGGGCTGTAAGTTGCACGAGGCCTGTCAGCAGCAACAGTTCAATCGTACCATTGAAGACATCGAACTGTGGCTGAGTGAAATTGAGGGTCAATTGTTGTCCGAGGATCATGGCAAAGATTTGACATCGGTacaaaatttacagaaaaagcACGCACTTCTCGAAGCAGATGTAATGGCTCATCAAGATCGTATTGAAAGCATTAAAGTAGCAGCTAATAAATTTATCGAGTCTGGTCATTTTGATGCTGACAATATCCGCAACAAGGAAGCTAACTTGTCCGAGCGTTACGCCGCGCTAGCTGCACCAATGGGCGAACGCAAACAACATTTGCTCGACTCTTTGCAAGTACAGCAATTGTTCCGAGACCTAGAAGACGAAGCAGCTTGGATCCGTGAGAAAGAGCCCATTGCAGCTTCCACAAATCGCGGCCGGGACTTGATTGGTGTGCAAAACCTTATTAAAAAACATCAGGCTGTCTTGGCTGAGATCAATAATCACGAACCTCGTTTACTTAATGTCATCAGCTCTGGAGAGAATATGTTAAAGGAACAGCCTTTTGCTAGTGAAGATATTCGTCAGCGCTTGGATGCTTTGCAAGAGCAATGGAACAATCTTAAGGAAAGATCAAACCAACGTAAACAAGATCTTGAGGACTCATTACAAGCGCATCAATACTTTGCCGATGCTAATGAAGCAGAGTCATGGATGCGTGAAAAGGAACCAATAGCCACTAGCAATGATTACGGTAAAGATGAAGACTCCGCTGAAGCACTGTTAAAGAAGCATGAAGCATTAGTTTCTGATTTGGAAGCATTTGGCAATACAATACAAGGATTACAAGAACAAGCTAGAAATTGTCGCCAGCAAGAAACGCCTGTTGTCGATATCACTGGCAAGGAGTGTGTTGTAGCTCTCTATGATTATACTGAAAAATCACCACGTGAGGTGTCAATGAAAAAAGGTGACGTGCTTACGCTACTCAACTCTAATAATAAAGATTGGTGGAAGGTAGAGGTGAACGATCGTCAAGGATTCGTACCAGCTGCTTACatcaaaaaaattgaagcagGACTTAGTGCAAGTCAGCAAAATCTAGTAGATAATCACTCTATCGCTAAACGACAGAACCAAATCAATTCCCAATATGATAATTTGTTGGCTTTGGCACGCGAACGTCAAAATAAATTGAACGAAACCGTAAAGGCATACGTACTAGTACGAGAAGCTGCCGATTTGGCTAACTGGATTAAGGACAAAGAAAATCATGCACAAATTGCTGATGTTGTCGGTGAGGATCTCGAAGAAGTGGAagttttgcaaaagaaattcGACGATTTCAACGATGATCTAAAGGCTAACGAAGTACGTTTGGcaaatatgaatgaaatcgcGGTACAATTGACTTCTCTTGGACAAACAGAGGCAGCCTTGAAAATTCAATCACAAATGCAAGACCTTAACGATAAATGGAATAATCTACAACAATTGACCGCCGAAAAGGCAAGCCAACTTGGCTCTGCTCATGAAGTGCAACGTTTCCATCGTGATATTGATGAAACAAAAGATTGGATTGCTGAAAAAGAGAATGCTCTTAACAATGATGATTTAGGAAAGGATTTGCGCGGCGTACAAACATTGCAGCGTAAACACGAAGGCGTTGAACGTGATTTAGCAGCGCTTCGTGACAAAATACGTCAATTAGACGAAACCGCAAATCGTCTAATGCAATCACATCCAGACACGGCTGAACAAACTTATGCCAAACAGAAGGAAATCAATGAGATGTGGGACCAAATCATTACAAAGGCCACTTTACGTAAAGAAAAGCTGTTGGATTCATACGATTTGCAACGATTCCTTAGCGACTATCGCGATTTGCTTGCTTGGATTAACTCAATGATGAGCCTAGTAACATCTGATGAGCTTGCCAACGATGTAACTGGTGCCGAAGCTCTTATCGAACGTCATCAG GCTCGTCGCGCTGAAATCGAATCTATTATTGGACACAATAATGCTGAG GAGCATCGCACAGAAATCGACGCACGTGCCGGAACTTTTGCCGCTTTCGAGCAGTTTGGTAGTGAATTGCTACAATCGAATCACTTTGCCTCACCCGAAATCAAGGAGAAAATTGAGGATTTGGCCAAGACCCGTGAGGAATTGGAGAAAGCATGGACGGCACGTCGGCTACAACTTGAGCAAAACTTGGATTTGCAATTGTATATGCGTGATTGTGAGTTGGCGGAATCGTGGATGTCGGCGCGAGAAGCTTTCCTTAATGCAGATGATGTTGACAATAAGGGCGATAATGTGGAGGCTTTAATTAAAAAGCACGAAGATTTTGATAAGGCCATTAATGGTCATGAAGAGAAGATAGCTGCTCTTCAAGTATTAGCTGATACATTAATTAATCAAAATCACTATGCATCTAATCTGATCGATGACAAGCGCAAGCAAGTGTTGGAGCGTTGGCGTCATCTAAAGGAAGGTTTGATTGAGAAACGTTCACGTTTGGGCGATGAACAGACATTGCAACAATTCTCTCGCGATGctgatgaaattgaaaattggataGCTGAGAAATTACAGCTTGCCACCGAGGAGAGCTACAAAGATCCAGCTAATATTCAATCAAAACATCAAAAACATCAGGCTTTCGAAGCCGAACTGGCAGCAAATGCCGATCGTATTCAAAGTGTTTTGGCTATGGGTGAAAACCTGATTGACAAGAAACAATGCAGCGGTTCCGAAGATGCTGTTCAAAAGCGTTTGACACAAATTGCCGATCAATGGGAATACCTTACACATAAGACAACGGAAAAATCGTTGAAATTGAAAGAAGCTAATAAACAGCGCACGTATATCGCTGCTGTCAAGGATTTGGATTTCTGGTTGGGCGAGGTCGAAAGCTTGCTTACCACTGAGGATTCTGGTAAGGATTTGGCATCAGTCCAAAACCTCATGAAGAAACATCAGTTGGTAGAGGCGGATATCGTGGCACACGAAGACCGCATTAAGGACATGAACAACCAGGCCGATTCCTTGGTCGACAGCGGACAATTTGATAGTGCTGGTATTCAAGAGAAACGTCAAAGTATTAATGAACGTTATGAACGCATCTGCAATTTGGCTGCACACCGTCAGGCACGTTTGAATGAGGCACTTACTTTACATCAATTCTTCCGCGACATTGCCGATGAGGAAAGTTGGatcaaagaaaagaaattattggTTGGTTCAGATGATTATGGTCGCGATTTGACGGGTGTACAAAATCTAAAGAAGAAACATAAACGTCTCGAAGCCGAATTGGCATCACACGAGCCAGCCATACAGGCTGTGCAAGAGGCGGGTGAGAAGTTAATGGATGTCTCCAATTTGGGTGTACCCGAAATTGAACAACGTCTAAAGGCTTTAAATCAGGCTTGGGCTGAACTTAAAAATTTGGCTGCTACTCGTGGACAAAAATTGGATGAATCCCTCATATACCAACAATTTTTAGCacaagtagaggaagaggaggcTTGGATAACAGAAAAACAACAGTTACTCTCGGTCGACGACTATGGCGATTCGATGGCTGCTGTCCAAGGTCTTTTGAAGAAGCATGACGCATTTGAAACTGATTTTGCAGCCCATAAGGATCGCTGCTCGTTGATTTGCGATCAAGGAAGTGAATTGGTGGAAGCTAAAAACCACCATGGTGATTCAATCGCTCAACGCTGTCAACAATTACGCAATAAATTGGATAATTTAAATGCATTGGCTGCTCGACGCAAAGGCGCTCTCCTAGACAATTCAGCTTATCTGCAATTCATGTGGAAAGCTGATGTTGTTGAAAGCTGGATAGCGGATAAGGAGAATTACGTGCGCTCCGACGAATATGGGCGTGATCTATCAACAGTTCAAACATTACTGACTAAGCAAGAGACATTTGATGCTG GTCTTAATGCATTCGAACAAGAAGGTATACATAATATTACCGCTCTGAAGGATCAACTCATTAACGCAAATCACGCTCAATCACCGGCTATTTTGAAACGTCACGAAGATGTCCTTTCACGTTGGAATAAACTTCGCGAAGCCTCGGAGACACGTAAACAACGCTTGTTGGCCATGCAAGATCAGTTCCGCCAAATCGAGGAACTCTACTTGACATTTGCGAAGAAAGCTTCGGCCTTCAATTCTTGGTTCGAAAATGCCGAAGAGGACCTTACTGATCCTGTTCGCTGCAATTCGATCGAAGAAATACGTGCTTTGCGCGATGCGCACGCACAATTCCAGGCTTCACTTTCGTCAGCCGAAGCCGACTTTAAAGCTCTGGCAGCGCTTGATCAAAAGATCAAGAGCTTCAATGTTGGGCCTAACCCATACACTTGGTTCACCATGGAAGCTCTTGAAGAGACCTGGCGCAACTTGCAAAAGATCATAGAGGAGCGAGATGGCGAATTGGCTAAAGAGGCGAAGCGTCAGGAGGAAAACGATAAACTGCGAAAGGAATTTGCCAAACACGCTAATCTTTTCCATACGTGGCTAACCGAAACGAG AACTAGTATGATGGAAGGCTCTGGTTCGTTGGAACAGCAATTGGAAGCCCTTCGCATCAAGGCCACCGAAGTACGTGCCCGCCGTGTTGACTTGAAGAAAATCGAAGAATTGGGCGCGTTACTAGAAGAGCATTTGATCTTGGACAATCGCTATACGGAACATTCAACAGTAGGCCTGGCACAACAATGGGATCAACTGGACCAACTATCAATGCGCATGCAACATAATTTAGAGCAACAAATACAAGCGCGCAATCATTCTGGAGTATCCGAAGATTCACTAAAAGAATTCTCAATGATGTTCAAACACTTTGACAAAGACAAAAGTGGTAAACTTAATCACCAAGAATTCAAATCATGTCTGCGTGCTCTCGGCTATGATTTACCTATGGTTGAGGAAGGACAACCAGATCCAGAATTCGAAGCTATTCTTAATGTTGTAGATCCAAATCGTGATGGACATGTTTCGTTGCAAGAATACATAGCTTTCATGATTTCAAAGGAAACAGAGAATGTCCAATCCTacgaagaaattgaaaatgcttTCCGCGCTATCACTGCCTCCGACCGCCCCTACGTAACAAAGGAAGAACTTTACTGC aatcTAACCAAGGACATGGCAGACTATTGTGTGCAGCGTATGAAGCCTTATTCAGAACCCCGCTCTGGTCAACCTATTAAGGATGCACTCGATTATATCGAGTTTACGAGAACactgtttcaaaattaa